The Algoriphagus sp. TR-M9 genome has a window encoding:
- a CDS encoding TonB-dependent receptor, translating into MNRRFLLLTSLFFLCVFGAFGQSASIKGFVTTSDDQPMEFVNVGIKGLAKGQATDRNGFFEIKNIAPGTYTVFASFVGIETQEKNIQLNAGEALSLNFILSESSTDLAEVIVTDLSSNRFYADSNFTVGKLPLTDLQNPQVYNSISQKLLKDQVVTNMNDALKNATGITRLWESTGRGGDGAEYYSMRGFAVQPTMVNGMPSLNNGGLDPANVETVDVIKGPSGTLFGSAVISYGGLINITTKRPTDTFKGEVGFITGSYGLNRITGDVNVPLNENASMRVNTAYQSNNTFQDAGGRNSFFIAPSFKFEASERLTFLINTEFLNSNSVNAPMIFLNRNNPLTFDSIDPFERNYEKSFTGNELSINNSSYALQAQAFYKLSNNWTSQTVVSRSSTKTDGYYHYLFDASDGDSFTRFISDRNAQTVTTDIQQNFIGDFNLGSMRNKMIVGLDYYDADLINSSTGWVGNGVVTLSDGADTGVLTQAGVDDLLKGSFEGNSTGNTRIMSAYVSDVIELLPQLSAMASVRIDNFKNEAWGTDAEENTQTAVSPKFGIVYQPVKDKVSIFGNYMNGFVNIAPVNVSDADGTNNRLRTFDPEKANQLEFGVKTNLYKDKISATASYYNITVSNRVMTDPTNINNSIQGGEVVSKGFEFSVIATPVVGLNLVAGFSTNDAEVTKDYAESGYLGLRPEEAGPENLFNFWASYSFSAGALKGFGVGFGGNAASEYLTMNRANIGSFALPAYQVYNASLSYTGSRYFLALKVNNLTDQKYYSGWSTVTPQNLRNASISLNYRF; encoded by the coding sequence ATGAATCGTAGATTTCTACTCCTCACCAGCCTATTTTTCCTTTGTGTTTTTGGCGCTTTCGGCCAGTCTGCCAGCATCAAAGGATTTGTAACTACTTCGGATGATCAGCCGATGGAATTTGTAAATGTCGGGATCAAAGGCCTTGCAAAAGGGCAGGCGACCGATAGAAATGGTTTTTTTGAAATCAAGAACATTGCGCCAGGTACTTATACCGTGTTTGCTTCTTTTGTTGGAATTGAAACACAGGAGAAAAACATTCAGCTCAACGCAGGAGAAGCCCTTTCCCTTAATTTCATTTTATCGGAAAGCTCCACAGACTTGGCAGAAGTGATAGTCACTGATCTTTCTTCCAATAGATTCTATGCAGACAGCAACTTTACAGTCGGGAAGCTGCCACTTACAGATCTGCAGAATCCTCAGGTTTACAATTCAATTTCCCAAAAACTACTAAAAGATCAAGTAGTAACCAACATGAATGATGCCTTGAAGAACGCCACAGGTATCACCAGACTTTGGGAATCTACAGGACGTGGAGGCGATGGAGCGGAATACTATTCCATGCGTGGCTTTGCAGTGCAGCCAACTATGGTGAACGGAATGCCAAGCTTGAACAACGGTGGTCTGGATCCGGCAAATGTGGAAACTGTGGATGTGATCAAAGGCCCATCCGGGACACTTTTTGGTAGCGCGGTGATTTCTTACGGAGGACTGATCAATATCACGACCAAGCGCCCAACTGATACTTTCAAAGGTGAAGTTGGTTTTATCACAGGAAGCTATGGCCTGAACAGAATCACTGGCGATGTCAATGTGCCGCTGAACGAAAACGCTTCCATGCGTGTGAATACAGCCTATCAGTCCAATAATACTTTCCAGGATGCCGGGGGAAGAAACTCATTTTTCATTGCTCCTTCCTTCAAATTCGAAGCGAGCGAAAGACTGACTTTCCTGATCAATACCGAATTTTTGAATTCCAATTCTGTGAATGCTCCGATGATTTTCCTCAACAGAAATAATCCGCTGACTTTTGACTCCATCGATCCTTTTGAGCGGAACTATGAGAAATCCTTCACAGGAAATGAGCTCAGCATCAATAACTCCTCCTACGCACTTCAGGCGCAGGCTTTTTACAAGCTTTCTAACAATTGGACTTCCCAGACGGTAGTTTCCAGAAGCTCCACCAAAACTGACGGATATTATCATTACCTATTTGATGCAAGTGATGGAGATTCATTTACCAGATTTATCTCTGACCGAAATGCGCAAACCGTCACTACAGATATTCAGCAGAACTTTATCGGTGATTTCAACTTGGGTTCCATGAGAAATAAGATGATCGTTGGTTTGGATTATTACGACGCTGACTTGATCAATAGCAGCACAGGATGGGTAGGAAATGGCGTAGTGACGCTGTCTGATGGAGCGGATACGGGTGTATTGACTCAAGCTGGCGTGGATGATTTGTTGAAGGGGTCTTTCGAAGGGAATTCCACCGGAAATACCCGCATCATGAGTGCCTATGTATCTGACGTGATTGAGTTGCTTCCTCAGCTTTCCGCCATGGCAAGTGTGCGAATTGACAATTTCAAGAATGAAGCTTGGGGAACCGATGCTGAAGAAAATACCCAGACAGCTGTATCTCCAAAATTTGGAATAGTTTATCAGCCAGTGAAGGACAAGGTTTCCATTTTTGGTAACTATATGAATGGCTTCGTGAATATTGCCCCAGTAAATGTAAGCGATGCGGACGGGACCAATAACAGGCTAAGAACTTTTGATCCTGAGAAAGCCAATCAATTGGAATTCGGGGTGAAAACCAATCTTTACAAAGATAAAATTTCAGCCACCGCCAGCTATTACAACATCACCGTTTCCAATCGTGTGATGACTGACCCGACTAATATCAACAACTCCATACAGGGTGGGGAAGTAGTCAGCAAGGGTTTTGAGTTCAGCGTGATCGCCACTCCGGTGGTAGGTTTGAACTTGGTAGCTGGATTCAGTACAAATGACGCTGAAGTGACTAAGGATTATGCGGAAAGTGGCTATTTGGGACTTCGTCCTGAGGAAGCTGGTCCAGAGAATCTGTTCAACTTCTGGGCGAGCTATTCCTTCTCTGCTGGAGCACTGAAAGGCTTCGGAGTAGGATTTGGGGGGAATGCTGCCAGCGAATACCTCACTATGAATAGAGCAAATATCGGGAGCTTTGCGCTTCCTGCTTACCAGGTTTACAATGCTTCGCTTTCCTATACAGGTTCCAGATATTTCCTGGCTTTGAAAGTGAACAATTTGACAGATCAGAAATACTATTCTGGATGGTCAACCGTGACTCCGCAGAACTTGCGTAATGCATCCATCAGCCTTAATTATAGATTTTGA
- a CDS encoding PVC-type heme-binding CxxCH protein, giving the protein MIKYFAWFSVLGFLFISCEKKTAELTDEEYAKLSEEQKRSPKHAVDGIEVADDRLELTLFASEPMMSNPTNMDIDDRGRVWIAEAYNYRTALNPRNPTRAEGDRILIMEDTDGDGVADESKVFYQGNDINAALGIAVFGDKVYVSVSPYVYVFTDADGDDVPEKKEILFEGIQGVQHDHGMHAFTFGPDGKLYFNYGNEGKGIHHADGSPILDPLGRPVNSQTQPYREGMIFRMNPDGSDTEVLAWNFRNNFEVATDSYGRMWQSDNDDDGNRSTRINYVMDFGNYGFKDEMTGQDWRARRINMEDSVFQQHWHLNDPGVVPNLLQTYAGSPTGILIYEGDLLPEEYQGQMIHSDAGPNIVRAYPTSPNGAGFDAEIINILDGNSRDNWFRPSDVTVAPDGSLFVSDWYDPGVGGHAMGDLDKGRIYRVAPKETGYQVAKPDYTSISSLIKLLQNPNRATHFKAFMALVDKGAEAKDALEELYTEGESRMRARAFWVLTKLPNGNDYVKTAASDSDENIRVAALRAYRINKMDDSEFLMNMASDESAAVRREVAFALRYHSNHEVWLKLAAAYEPGDRWYLEALGIAAEGFWDEYLPKYLETVGSGWMESQAAKDIVWRSRASNTAELLGKIILSQPGRNNEPFYRALDFQSSDAKNKTLKALLANAPEEDQLIILRQINFDPNNPDNQILSLARKTASSIPDDRDFLDIVSKYRISEQKDRLEMLVYQNESNQHSQMAANIFASLYGMPVIEAYFNAADQEQAILAIQKFGTIDNEQMAEALSKIYLDQTKSTEIRTAAAEAAKGYNSEPFLWELAKANKIPADVLPIAQKILLSSWNGNIRAEANDFFGDSAKQAYDLTKMLAASGSVENGKTLADTYCLACHQIADQGIDFGPGLTEIGNKLSKEGLINAIINPSEGMGFGYETQLVKLKDGTEFTCIVNSKTENDLVVKLVGSSEQKIYKLADVESVTQQDESLMPKFPLSESEVVDLVSYLETLRK; this is encoded by the coding sequence ATGATAAAGTATTTTGCATGGTTCAGTGTACTGGGATTCTTGTTCATATCCTGTGAAAAGAAAACCGCTGAACTGACGGACGAGGAATATGCAAAACTTTCCGAGGAGCAAAAAAGATCGCCCAAACATGCTGTTGACGGGATAGAAGTAGCAGATGACCGCCTCGAACTCACCCTCTTTGCTTCTGAACCCATGATGTCAAATCCCACCAATATGGACATTGACGACAGAGGTAGAGTATGGATAGCGGAAGCTTATAATTACAGAACAGCCCTCAATCCCCGCAATCCTACCCGGGCTGAAGGTGACAGGATCCTGATCATGGAAGATACCGATGGAGATGGTGTGGCGGATGAGTCTAAGGTTTTCTATCAGGGAAATGACATCAATGCTGCCCTGGGCATTGCGGTTTTTGGAGACAAAGTATATGTATCGGTAAGTCCATACGTATACGTCTTCACAGACGCAGACGGAGATGATGTACCGGAAAAGAAAGAAATACTATTTGAGGGAATACAGGGAGTACAGCATGACCATGGAATGCATGCTTTTACTTTTGGCCCCGACGGCAAGCTCTATTTCAACTACGGCAATGAGGGTAAAGGAATCCATCATGCCGATGGATCACCTATACTTGACCCACTAGGTCGACCAGTAAATAGTCAAACACAGCCTTATAGAGAAGGGATGATTTTCCGAATGAACCCGGACGGATCGGATACTGAAGTGTTGGCATGGAACTTCCGAAACAATTTCGAAGTAGCCACAGACAGCTATGGTAGAATGTGGCAATCAGACAATGACGATGATGGCAACCGAAGTACGCGCATCAATTATGTTATGGACTTTGGCAACTATGGCTTCAAAGATGAAATGACCGGGCAGGATTGGAGAGCGCGTAGAATCAATATGGAGGATTCTGTTTTCCAGCAACATTGGCATTTGAATGACCCTGGAGTTGTTCCAAATTTACTACAAACCTACGCCGGCTCTCCTACGGGTATTTTGATCTATGAGGGAGACCTTTTACCGGAAGAATATCAGGGACAAATGATCCATTCAGACGCAGGACCTAATATTGTAAGAGCCTATCCTACCAGTCCCAACGGGGCAGGATTCGATGCTGAAATCATCAATATTTTGGATGGAAATTCCCGTGACAATTGGTTCCGCCCTTCTGATGTGACCGTGGCTCCTGATGGTTCCTTATTTGTGTCAGACTGGTACGATCCCGGTGTAGGTGGACATGCGATGGGAGATCTGGATAAAGGGAGAATTTACAGAGTTGCACCGAAAGAAACAGGCTATCAGGTAGCTAAGCCGGATTACACCTCCATTTCCTCTTTGATTAAATTGCTACAAAACCCAAACCGAGCGACGCATTTCAAAGCCTTTATGGCTTTGGTAGATAAAGGTGCTGAAGCAAAGGATGCACTGGAAGAGCTTTATACCGAAGGTGAAAGCAGAATGAGAGCTAGGGCTTTCTGGGTACTGACCAAACTTCCCAATGGAAATGATTACGTCAAAACCGCTGCATCTGATTCAGATGAGAATATCCGCGTAGCAGCCCTCCGAGCCTATAGAATCAATAAAATGGACGATTCAGAATTTCTGATGAATATGGCTTCCGACGAATCTGCGGCCGTTAGAAGAGAGGTGGCATTTGCACTCAGATATCACTCCAATCATGAAGTCTGGCTGAAACTGGCCGCTGCTTACGAGCCGGGAGACCGCTGGTATTTGGAAGCTTTGGGCATTGCTGCCGAAGGCTTTTGGGATGAATACTTGCCGAAATACCTGGAAACTGTAGGCAGCGGATGGATGGAAAGTCAAGCCGCAAAGGATATAGTCTGGAGATCCCGAGCCAGCAATACGGCTGAGTTGCTGGGCAAAATCATACTTTCTCAACCAGGAAGAAATAATGAACCCTTTTATCGAGCGCTGGATTTTCAGTCATCGGATGCCAAAAACAAAACTTTAAAAGCACTCCTAGCAAATGCCCCCGAGGAAGACCAACTGATCATTTTGAGACAAATCAACTTTGATCCGAATAATCCGGATAATCAGATTTTAAGCCTCGCCAGAAAAACCGCCAGTAGCATTCCGGATGACAGGGATTTTTTAGATATCGTAAGCAAGTACCGCATCAGCGAGCAAAAAGACAGACTTGAGATGTTGGTTTACCAAAATGAAAGCAACCAGCATTCACAGATGGCGGCAAATATATTTGCTTCCCTGTATGGAATGCCTGTGATTGAGGCTTACTTCAATGCTGCAGATCAGGAGCAAGCTATACTTGCTATCCAAAAATTCGGCACCATAGACAATGAACAGATGGCCGAAGCCCTATCTAAAATTTACCTAGACCAAACCAAGTCCACTGAAATACGAACTGCCGCTGCTGAGGCTGCCAAGGGCTACAATTCGGAGCCTTTCCTTTGGGAACTTGCCAAAGCCAATAAAATCCCGGCAGACGTACTTCCTATCGCACAAAAAATCCTGCTCTCTTCCTGGAATGGAAATATCCGCGCTGAGGCAAATGATTTCTTTGGCGACTCTGCCAAGCAAGCGTATGACTTAACGAAAATGCTCGCAGCCAGTGGATCGGTTGAAAATGGAAAAACACTAGCGGACACCTATTGCCTGGCTTGTCACCAAATCGCTGATCAGGGCATAGACTTTGGCCCTGGATTAACTGAAATCGGCAATAAACTCTCTAAGGAAGGTTTGATCAATGCCATCATCAATCCCTCTGAAGGGATGGGATTTGGCTATGAGACCCAGCTGGTAAAACTCAAAGACGGCACTGAGTTTACCTGCATTGTCAATTCCAAAACAGAGAATGATCTGGTGGTAAAACTAGTGGGAAGTAGCGAGCAGAAAATCTACAAGTTGGCTGATGTGGAAAGCGTTACCCAACAGGACGAATCACTCATGCCAAAATTCCCACTTTCGGAATCTGAGGTGGTGGATTTGGTCAGTTATTTGGAGACATTGAGGAAATAA
- a CDS encoding NAD(P)/FAD-dependent oxidoreductase, translated as MESNQYEVIIIGGSYAGLAAAMALGRSLRKVLVIDAGKPCNRQTPHSHNFLTQDGKTPLEISSLAKQQVEAYETVSFLSDYVLSAKKSEQGFQIKSQEGDTFESLKLIFATGIRDILPDIPGLQECWGISVIHCPYCHGYEVRNEKTGILANGDFAFEFGKMITNWTKELTLYTNGKSTLTPEQTEKLISKNVPISEKKISQIIHQDGKIKTLVFQDGSRENITALYAKPDFEQSTPILSELGCALKENGYLEVDQLQRTSVPGVFACGDNINMFRSVAFAVSSGSMAGAACNKDLIDESF; from the coding sequence ATGGAAAGCAATCAATACGAAGTAATCATCATCGGCGGAAGTTATGCAGGACTAGCAGCAGCCATGGCATTGGGCAGATCTTTGCGGAAAGTCCTGGTCATTGACGCCGGCAAACCCTGTAATCGGCAAACCCCACATTCACACAATTTTTTGACCCAAGATGGCAAAACACCTTTAGAGATTTCATCCCTAGCAAAACAGCAAGTGGAAGCTTATGAAACAGTGTCTTTTCTTTCCGACTATGTGCTTTCTGCAAAGAAGTCAGAGCAGGGATTCCAAATTAAATCCCAGGAAGGAGACACATTTGAAAGTCTAAAATTAATCTTTGCCACGGGCATCCGGGATATACTTCCAGACATTCCTGGACTCCAAGAGTGCTGGGGGATTTCGGTAATCCATTGCCCCTATTGCCACGGCTATGAAGTCAGAAACGAAAAAACCGGGATTTTGGCCAATGGGGATTTCGCTTTTGAATTTGGAAAAATGATCACCAACTGGACCAAAGAGCTGACGCTATACACCAATGGAAAATCCACTTTAACACCTGAACAAACAGAGAAACTGATATCCAAAAACGTTCCTATTTCTGAGAAGAAAATCAGTCAAATCATCCATCAGGATGGAAAGATCAAAACCCTGGTTTTTCAGGACGGATCCCGGGAAAATATAACTGCACTCTACGCAAAACCGGATTTTGAGCAAAGTACTCCCATCCTTTCTGAATTGGGATGTGCACTAAAGGAAAATGGATACCTGGAGGTGGATCAGCTACAGCGAACCAGCGTTCCCGGAGTTTTTGCCTGCGGCGACAATATCAACATGTTCCGATCGGTAGCCTTTGCCGTTTCTTCAGGAAGTATGGCAGGAGCCGCCTGCAACAAAGATTTGATCGACGAAAGCTTTTGA
- a CDS encoding PepSY-associated TM helix domain-containing protein, with translation MNFKKTINKLHLWLGLSSGLVVFIVAVTGCIYAFQAEIKDLTYSFLHVEPQDKAVLPPSEISKIAEAAYPEGHLHAVLYPTKEKSVQAIFFSYGEGNDHYQIAYINPYSGEVLKLKDEYADFFRIVLDGHFYLWLPPEIGQPVVASFTLIFLFMVISGLILWWPKKKKNLKQSLKIKWSARWRRKNYDLHQVLGFYVMTFALVFAITGLVWGFIWFRDGLYFVASGGDQFVEYYNPLSDSTQTYQGEIPALDAVWMKMNAEYPDAEYIEVHPPEFEGSALAANANPDASTYWKSDYRYFDQNTLEELPVEHFYNRFEEATIAQKIMRMNYDVHVGAIAGLPGKILAFFLSAIIASLPVTGFLIWWGRRNKAKKEPAAQRKSNMVLTEV, from the coding sequence ATGAATTTTAAAAAGACCATAAATAAACTACACCTCTGGCTCGGACTTTCATCCGGGCTTGTGGTGTTTATAGTGGCAGTGACCGGTTGCATCTACGCTTTTCAGGCAGAGATCAAGGATTTGACCTATTCCTTTTTGCATGTGGAGCCACAGGACAAAGCTGTTTTGCCTCCCAGCGAAATCTCAAAAATTGCAGAAGCGGCCTATCCCGAAGGTCATTTGCATGCGGTGTTGTATCCTACCAAAGAAAAATCCGTTCAGGCAATATTTTTCAGTTATGGAGAGGGAAATGATCATTACCAGATCGCCTACATCAATCCCTATTCTGGAGAGGTGCTGAAGCTCAAGGACGAGTACGCAGACTTTTTCCGAATCGTTTTGGATGGGCACTTTTACCTTTGGCTACCGCCTGAAATTGGTCAGCCTGTAGTAGCGAGTTTCACCCTGATTTTCCTTTTTATGGTCATCTCTGGTCTGATCCTTTGGTGGCCAAAGAAAAAGAAGAACCTCAAGCAAAGTCTGAAGATCAAGTGGTCAGCAAGATGGAGAAGGAAGAATTACGATTTGCATCAGGTGCTGGGCTTTTATGTGATGACTTTTGCCTTGGTTTTCGCGATTACCGGTTTGGTTTGGGGTTTTATTTGGTTTAGAGACGGACTTTACTTTGTGGCTTCCGGTGGAGACCAATTTGTAGAGTATTACAACCCTTTATCCGATTCTACCCAAACCTATCAAGGGGAAATTCCCGCCTTGGATGCGGTGTGGATGAAAATGAATGCGGAATATCCCGATGCTGAATATATAGAAGTTCATCCGCCTGAATTTGAGGGATCTGCTCTTGCTGCTAATGCCAATCCGGATGCATCGACTTATTGGAAATCTGATTATAGATATTTTGATCAGAATACGCTGGAAGAACTTCCAGTAGAGCATTTTTACAACCGATTCGAAGAGGCGACAATCGCCCAGAAAATCATGCGAATGAATTACGATGTGCACGTGGGAGCCATAGCAGGATTGCCGGGTAAGATTTTGGCTTTTTTCCTAAGCGCGATTATCGCCTCACTTCCGGTAACAGGATTTTTGATATGGTGGGGGAGAAGGAATAAAGCGAAAAAAGAACCAGCTGCTCAGAGAAAATCGAATATGGTACTAACGGAAGTTTGA
- the bla gene encoding subclass B1 metallo-beta-lactamase has translation MKTCFSTSFLYLITCFIFIAEGQQKGNSYQSEALQIEQISPNTFLHISYLNTDDFGKVACNGMIVINQGEALVFDTPANNEASIELINWLEQDQNVKVKGVVATHFHWDCVGGLNEFHAKGIPSFASDETIALAKSAGYPTPENGFKKKIILKAGQLKVINQFFGEGHTKDNFVAYAPSDKVIFGGCMIKALDAGSGNLEDANVGEWPTTVQKVKSAFSDAEIVIPGHGEIGGTDLLDYTIAMFQ, from the coding sequence ATGAAAACCTGCTTTAGTACTAGTTTTTTATATTTAATCACCTGCTTTATTTTCATTGCTGAAGGGCAGCAAAAAGGAAATTCTTATCAATCAGAGGCTCTTCAAATCGAGCAAATCAGTCCCAATACATTTCTGCATATTAGCTATCTAAATACAGATGATTTCGGAAAAGTAGCCTGCAATGGCATGATCGTTATCAATCAGGGCGAGGCACTGGTTTTTGACACACCTGCAAATAATGAGGCTAGTATAGAATTAATAAACTGGCTGGAGCAAGATCAAAATGTAAAGGTAAAGGGTGTCGTAGCTACACACTTTCACTGGGATTGTGTGGGTGGATTAAATGAGTTTCATGCCAAGGGAATACCTTCTTTCGCTTCTGATGAAACAATAGCACTAGCGAAATCAGCAGGATATCCAACTCCTGAAAACGGATTCAAAAAGAAAATAATCCTCAAAGCAGGTCAATTAAAAGTCATCAATCAATTCTTTGGTGAAGGGCATACCAAGGACAACTTCGTGGCCTATGCGCCCTCTGATAAAGTCATTTTCGGAGGCTGTATGATCAAGGCACTAGATGCCGGAAGTGGTAACCTAGAAGACGCCAATGTAGGGGAATGGCCTACTACGGTTCAAAAGGTTAAATCCGCATTTTCAGACGCTGAAATTGTAATCCCGGGTCATGGGGAAATTGGAGGTACAGATTTGTTGGATTATACCATAGCGATGTTTCAATAA
- a CDS encoding BamA/TamA family outer membrane protein — MSREIFAQSERDSTNNSITKKAIEKGIDLITRSNRDTVLVEKAEEKFMEFEGKIIRNIYVETVGFEFSIYGEEKPIVQKVARLANRLHTNTREKTIRQHLFIKPHQQVNPYKLGDNERYLRDQNFILESRIIVSPVQDTDSVDLTVVTRDIFSIGGSVGGSFPTAPLFKVYDANVDGRAQGFEFDILFDVDRTPKTGIALAYSKSSLLGSFADFLAYYTQLNSGISAGEEEEFATGFSLERPLISPYSKFAGGAGWSQNWSKNVYSRPDSTFLDYRYNVLNLWGGYNFGSEKTLQDRQRKFLALRVFDGYFIKEPDQEHATDKSQYRNSQGALAEFTVYEQDFFKTQYVYGFGRTEDIPFGYLLSTTLGLTKTMGYQRPYGSINLNYKGAGKNGSFYEVMLNASSYFRGGPEDLVFQSGGTYYSKAFSFGKYKVRNSATFSYTRLYKWLTNDWLTIRGAIIPGLRVEEVDATQRISMGFESSVLTPWSLIGFRIAPFSSFYWAKLKCPTCANNYQNYTGISLGMRIRNENLIFGTMEVKGTFIPTDDEGEAKFALSFRKNLRFRKTDVFVKAPDLITYN; from the coding sequence GTGAGCAGGGAAATTTTTGCCCAGTCTGAGCGAGATTCCACGAATAACTCTATCACAAAAAAAGCCATTGAAAAAGGGATAGATTTGATCACCAGGTCAAACCGAGATACAGTTTTGGTGGAGAAAGCTGAGGAAAAGTTTATGGAGTTTGAAGGCAAGATCATCCGGAATATCTATGTAGAGACCGTGGGCTTTGAATTTTCTATCTATGGAGAAGAAAAACCCATAGTACAGAAGGTAGCTCGCCTAGCCAACAGGCTGCACACCAATACCAGAGAAAAAACAATCCGCCAACATCTATTTATCAAACCTCATCAGCAGGTCAACCCATACAAGCTGGGTGACAATGAGCGGTACCTGAGGGACCAGAATTTCATTTTGGAAAGCAGAATCATAGTATCCCCCGTTCAAGACACAGATTCGGTAGATCTGACGGTCGTCACTCGGGATATTTTCAGTATAGGAGGATCTGTAGGCGGAAGCTTTCCCACTGCCCCTTTATTTAAGGTTTATGATGCCAATGTGGACGGAAGAGCCCAAGGCTTTGAGTTTGATATACTTTTTGATGTGGACCGAACTCCGAAGACGGGAATAGCCCTTGCCTATTCCAAAAGTAGTTTACTGGGGAGTTTTGCTGATTTTTTGGCATACTACACTCAATTAAACTCCGGCATCAGTGCTGGGGAAGAAGAGGAGTTTGCCACTGGTTTCAGTCTGGAAAGACCGCTCATCTCTCCCTATTCGAAGTTTGCAGGTGGTGCAGGCTGGAGCCAAAACTGGTCAAAAAACGTATATTCCCGGCCAGACTCTACTTTTCTTGATTACAGATATAATGTTTTGAATCTTTGGGGCGGGTATAATTTCGGTTCGGAAAAAACCCTTCAAGACCGTCAGCGAAAGTTCCTGGCTTTACGCGTATTTGACGGATACTTCATCAAGGAACCAGACCAGGAACACGCCACTGACAAAAGTCAGTACAGAAACAGTCAAGGTGCTCTGGCCGAATTTACGGTGTACGAGCAAGACTTTTTCAAAACCCAATATGTCTATGGCTTTGGGCGGACCGAGGACATTCCTTTTGGATACCTGCTATCTACCACGCTAGGCCTCACCAAAACCATGGGCTACCAGCGTCCTTATGGTAGTATCAATCTGAATTACAAAGGAGCTGGCAAAAACGGGAGTTTTTATGAAGTGATGCTGAATGCCTCCAGCTATTTCCGTGGGGGACCTGAGGATCTGGTTTTTCAGTCCGGTGGCACCTATTACTCCAAGGCTTTTTCCTTTGGTAAATATAAAGTCAGAAACTCCGCTACTTTCTCTTACACCAGACTTTATAAATGGTTGACTAACGATTGGCTCACGATTCGTGGAGCTATCATCCCAGGCTTACGGGTGGAAGAGGTAGATGCCACACAAAGAATCTCTATGGGTTTTGAATCAAGCGTACTCACGCCCTGGTCCTTGATCGGGTTCCGAATTGCGCCCTTTTCCTCTTTCTATTGGGCAAAATTAAAATGTCCTACCTGTGCAAACAATTACCAGAATTATACTGGAATTAGCCTAGGGATGCGGATCAGAAATGAGAACCTAATATTTGGTACTATGGAAGTAAAAGGAACATTCATCCCAACTGATGATGAAGGAGAAGCTAAATTTGCATTGAGCTTCCGCAAAAACCTACGCTTCCGAAAAACAGATGTTTTCGTAAAAGCCCCCGACCTAATTACCTACAATTAA